The Erythrobacter sp. SDW2 region CCGCCTCAAGCAGCGGAGCGGTAGGCAATCGAAAACACTGGAGCGGGTGAAGGGAATCGAACCCTCGTCGTCAGCTTGGGAAGCTGCTGCTCTACCATTGAGCTACACCCGCATCTTCGGCGCATCGTCGGCGCGGCAGGGCGCTTGCCCGATGGCGGGCGCGGGGTCAATATCGGAGTGGGGGGTGGGACGCGAGGACGGCTGTTTTCAGTCACCGCCTTGTGGCATAGGCTTGCCGACAGTCCCCGCTTTCCCACCAACGGAGCCACCGATGAAACTGTTCACCGCGCATCCTCAATCGGTCGGCGAGACCTATTTCGAGCATATGCGGGTGGCCAGCAGCTTCGGCTGGCCGATGCTGGCAGCAGGGATTGCCTGCCTGCTGCACGGGATTTTCCCCTTCCTGTTCCAGCACACCGGCAGCACCGTGGTCCGCAGGCTTCACGCGCGGATGGTGACCAACCGCGTTCGGGCGGACCGGTCGAACCAGCGTGGGCAACAGCTCGACTGGTGCATCTGACCAAGTCCCGCTGCGAATGAAGCAGACCAATTCCTCGGTTCGCGATGTTTCGCTCGCCAGCAAGCTGCGTTATTACGGGCGGCTGGCGCATTCGCGCTTCATCATGCCT contains the following coding sequences:
- a CDS encoding DUF6356 family protein, which produces MKLFTAHPQSVGETYFEHMRVASSFGWPMLAAGIACLLHGIFPFLFQHTGSTVVRRLHARMVTNRVRADRSNQRGQQLDWCI